Proteins co-encoded in one Dyella japonica A8 genomic window:
- a CDS encoding YadA family autotransporter adhesin encodes MSTALGAQSMAMGYASLANDDYSTALGGGATAYGIGSSAIGNGANAGFSVAGYFNYATALGYLATASNYKTTAVGAQAQATGLSSVAIGSYIVDSGGNAKVTDNSGNPVAALASGDYATAVGPSAQATAHGTTAIGVNAKATQTDNVAIGNSANASGGINTPVVAVGTAAQALGDGTVALGYQAVAQGDLGTAIGTGAQATGYASMATGVSAIATGTESVATGGGAQAMGGYSIALGVASTAYNTNDQAMGASAYAGGGAGTGNLAIGNLAVAGNPNADPTQAAQAVSNTIAIGTSATASATQSIALGNAASATAQNAVAVGAGSVANRNNTVSMGASGTERQVVNVAAGTQATDAINMGQLTSMGTSVAQALGGGATVANNFTTSYAVQGTTYSNVGSAITALDSGETALNQAVSALQTGGGGSPLAISYDTSAKAGVTLAGTVGTQIHNVAAGVQSTDAVNLGQLTSATSTIDSELSTLNTEYTSLSKQVGAGGGGMPGTFAVNGQAGSTSNASANGNNAVAIGNGAAVGTGVSGDNGTAVGGGALAHGPNDTAFGGNAKVNADGSTAVGANTTIAAAATNAVAVGESASVTAASGTAVGQGASTTAANAVALGQGSVANQANTVSVGTATNQRQIVNVAAGVNVTDAANVGQVSSQVQAAIATAKTYTDASAQQTLNSANAYTNQAIANYDANAGIGALRTQMNDQFQQVNKRINDQGAMGAASTQMAINAAGATGIGRIAAGVGYQGSRSALSVGYATPVGSSAHISVGATTSGSQTSVGAGFGVDL; translated from the coding sequence ATGAGCACCGCTCTGGGCGCGCAGAGCATGGCCATGGGTTATGCGAGCCTGGCTAACGATGACTACTCCACCGCGCTCGGCGGCGGCGCGACGGCCTATGGCATCGGATCATCCGCTATCGGTAATGGCGCGAACGCGGGTTTCTCCGTCGCAGGCTACTTCAACTACGCCACCGCGCTGGGCTATCTGGCCACGGCGTCGAACTACAAGACCACGGCGGTCGGAGCGCAAGCGCAGGCGACGGGCTTGAGCAGTGTTGCCATTGGCAGCTACATCGTCGATTCCGGCGGCAATGCGAAGGTCACCGACAATTCCGGCAACCCGGTCGCCGCCCTGGCATCGGGCGATTACGCCACGGCGGTAGGCCCCAGCGCCCAAGCCACGGCCCATGGCACAACGGCGATCGGCGTGAATGCCAAAGCCACGCAAACCGACAACGTCGCCATCGGTAACTCCGCCAATGCATCCGGCGGCATCAATACCCCGGTCGTGGCCGTGGGCACCGCCGCCCAGGCCTTGGGTGACGGCACCGTCGCTCTGGGTTATCAGGCCGTGGCACAGGGAGACCTGGGTACGGCGATCGGCACCGGCGCACAGGCCACCGGCTATGCCAGCATGGCCACCGGCGTCAGCGCCATCGCCACTGGCACGGAGTCCGTCGCAACAGGCGGCGGCGCACAGGCCATGGGCGGTTACAGCATTGCGCTTGGTGTGGCATCCACCGCCTACAACACCAATGACCAGGCGATGGGCGCCAGCGCTTACGCGGGAGGTGGCGCCGGCACGGGCAACCTGGCCATTGGCAACTTGGCCGTTGCGGGTAATCCCAATGCGGATCCCACCCAGGCCGCGCAAGCGGTCAGCAATACGATCGCCATCGGCACCTCGGCGACCGCCTCGGCCACCCAGTCCATTGCACTGGGCAACGCCGCCTCGGCCACGGCCCAGAACGCCGTCGCGGTTGGTGCTGGTTCGGTGGCGAACCGCAACAACACGGTGTCCATGGGCGCATCGGGCACGGAGCGGCAAGTGGTCAACGTGGCCGCGGGCACGCAAGCGACTGACGCGATAAACATGGGTCAATTGACGTCGATGGGTACATCGGTCGCGCAGGCACTTGGCGGCGGAGCGACCGTGGCCAACAACTTCACCACGTCCTACGCTGTGCAGGGCACGACATATTCGAACGTTGGATCGGCCATCACGGCACTGGATTCAGGCGAGACTGCGCTGAACCAGGCGGTATCGGCACTGCAGACGGGCGGCGGCGGTAGTCCGCTGGCTATTTCGTACGACACCTCGGCCAAGGCCGGCGTCACGCTGGCGGGCACCGTCGGCACGCAGATCCACAACGTTGCCGCCGGTGTGCAATCGACCGATGCGGTGAACCTGGGTCAGCTGACCAGCGCGACCAGCACCATCGACAGCGAGCTGTCGACGCTCAATACCGAGTACACCTCCCTGAGCAAGCAGGTCGGCGCCGGTGGCGGCGGCATGCCCGGCACCTTCGCGGTGAATGGCCAAGCGGGTAGCACGAGCAACGCCAGTGCCAACGGCAACAACGCCGTGGCGATCGGTAACGGTGCCGCCGTGGGCACGGGTGTCAGCGGTGACAACGGCACGGCGGTGGGTGGTGGCGCGCTGGCGCATGGCCCCAACGACACGGCCTTCGGCGGCAACGCCAAGGTCAACGCCGACGGCAGCACCGCGGTGGGCGCCAACACCACCATCGCCGCGGCGGCGACCAATGCCGTGGCCGTGGGTGAAAGCGCCTCCGTCACGGCCGCGTCGGGCACGGCCGTGGGCCAGGGCGCGTCCACTACAGCGGCGAACGCCGTGGCACTCGGCCAGGGCTCGGTGGCGAATCAGGCCAACACCGTGTCGGTGGGCACGGCGACCAACCAACGTCAAATCGTCAACGTCGCGGCCGGCGTGAACGTCACCGATGCGGCGAACGTCGGGCAGGTCAGCAGCCAGGTGCAGGCGGCCATCGCCACCGCCAAGACCTATACCGACGCCTCTGCGCAGCAGACGCTGAACTCGGCCAACGCGTACACCAACCAGGCCATTGCCAATTACGACGCCAACGCCGGCATCGGCGCGCTGCGCACACAGATGAATGACCAGTTCCAGCAGGTCAACAAGCGCATCAACGACCAGGGCGCGATGGGCGCGGCCTCGACGCAGATGGCGATCAACGCTGCGGGTGCCACGGGCATCGGCCGCATCGCCGCGGGTGTGGGCTACCAGGGCTCGCGGTCGGCATTGTCCGTGGGTTACGCGACGCCGGTGGGCAGTAGCGCGCACATCAGCGTGGGTGCCACGACCAGTGGATCGCAGACCTCGGTGGGCGCCGGCTTCGGCGTGGACCTGTAA
- a CDS encoding OmpA family protein, protein MRKSINITRLLSVLVTAAVTLSAAGITASHAQQADVRPDFPDPARATMPEGMFVNVENLRKLAPGMTKHQLYDLLGTPHFSEGVFGVHRWNYIFAFRETDGSAFRCQFQVQFDQRHLARAYYWKPESCKDLLAPPPPPAPPPAPAPAPMTTITLSSDAMFAFDSATLTPEGAANLDGLLARVQEASHIQDILITGYTDRIGSERYNLVLSKRRAVAVGEYLAAHGVSPTDIRVVGRGDANPVVQCNDKKRDRLIACLAPNRRVELKGMAKAQM, encoded by the coding sequence ATGCGAAAGAGCATCAACATCACGCGGCTGCTGTCCGTGCTGGTCACGGCGGCGGTCACCCTGTCGGCGGCAGGCATCACGGCCAGCCATGCGCAACAGGCGGATGTCCGTCCGGACTTTCCCGACCCGGCACGCGCCACCATGCCCGAAGGCATGTTCGTCAACGTGGAAAACCTGCGCAAGCTGGCACCCGGCATGACCAAGCACCAGTTGTACGACCTGCTTGGCACGCCGCACTTCAGCGAGGGCGTGTTCGGCGTGCATCGCTGGAACTACATCTTCGCCTTCCGTGAAACCGACGGCAGTGCGTTCCGATGCCAGTTCCAGGTGCAGTTCGACCAACGTCACCTGGCGCGGGCGTACTACTGGAAGCCGGAATCGTGCAAGGACCTGCTCGCGCCGCCGCCTCCGCCCGCACCGCCGCCGGCCCCCGCACCGGCGCCGATGACGACCATCACGCTGTCCTCCGATGCGATGTTCGCCTTCGACAGCGCCACGCTGACGCCGGAGGGCGCGGCCAACCTCGACGGCCTGCTCGCGCGCGTGCAGGAGGCCAGCCACATCCAGGACATCCTGATCACCGGCTACACCGACCGCATCGGCAGCGAGCGCTACAACCTCGTGCTGTCCAAGCGCCGCGCGGTGGCGGTGGGCGAGTACCTGGCCGCGCACGGCGTATCACCCACGGACATACGGGTGGTGGGACGCGGCGATGCCAATCCAGTCGTGCAGTGCAATGACAAGAAGCGCGATCGACTGATCGCGTGCCTGGCGCCCAATCGCCGCGTGGAGCTCAAGGGCATGGCGAAAGCGCAGATGTGA